A genome region from Triticum aestivum cultivar Chinese Spring chromosome 2B, IWGSC CS RefSeq v2.1, whole genome shotgun sequence includes the following:
- the LOC123045921 gene encoding probable folate-biopterin transporter 2 has protein sequence MMDPDAKEGGPLEEAGGAGAESGPRDGGAECGVASPFRWLRRLSRELHWSFVLAVFAVYGACQGVGNAVGVVAASYYSKDVLRLQPSAAQFYQGIVDSPWVVKPIWGLLTDVVPVAGYRRRPYFLLAGVIGATSMLMISLQSNLGLIPAVLALTAQSAGAAIADVTLDALVAQNSITHPPLAADMQSLCGFCSSFGSLIGYSISGLLVHSMGAQGALGLLSIPSALVFSAGILLKESRVTNFSYKQVHKKFYKAIQSMGTTLKCPEVWRPCLYIYVSLNLSLDIQGGMFYWYTDRLTGPGFSEEFIGVIYAVGAVGSLLGVVLYQSALKDYNFRSMLLWGQVLSSLTGMLDLALVTRLNTKVGIPDYVFAVIDCGVSVMVGKLQWMPVLVLCSKLCPPGIEGTFYALLMSIQNVGLLMSAWWGGLLLHTLNVTRSEFSNLWAVVLIRNVSRLLPLMLLFLVPQSDQNSTLLPAEMLHDDEPTEAVKDGSGSAQFSVVVADDSSCHPSIEDVQDERIKVTDDVGDDVELMPLMNKTRTVG, from the exons ATGATGGATCCCGACGCCAAGGAGGGCGGGCCACTCGAAGAAGCTGGCGGCGCCGGTGCCGAGAGTGGTCCCCGCGACGGCGGCGCTGAATGCGGCGTCGCCTCTCCCTTCCGCTGGCTGCGGCGGCTCTCCCGCGAGCTGCACTGGAGCTTCGTGCTCGCCGTCTTCGCCGTCTACGGGGCCTGCCAGGGCGTGGGCAACGCCGTCGGGGTGGTCGCCGCCTCGTACTACAGCAAGGACGTGCTGCGCCTCCAGCCGTCAGCGGCGCAGTTCTACCAGGGCATCGTCGACTCGCCGTGGGTCGTCAAGCCCATCTGGGGCCTGCTCACCGACGTCGTGCCCGTCGCCGGGTACCGCCGCCGCCCCTACTTCCTTCTCGCAG GCGTGATTGGCGCCACATCTATGCTTATGATTTCCCTGCAAAGCAATCTGGGGCTCATACCGGCGGTTCTAGCCCTCACGGCGCAGAGCGCAGGCGCGGCGATAGCCGACGTGACGCTGGACGCCCTGGTTGCGCAGAACAGCATAACAcacccgcccctcgccgccgacaTGCAGAGCCTGTGTGGGTTCTGCTCCTCATTTGGGTCATTGATTGGGTACTCCATCAGCGGCCTTCTTGTCCACTCCATGGGAGCCCAG GGGGCTCTTGGCTTGTTGAGCATCCCCTCAGCACTGGTGTTCTCAGCTGGGATTCTGCTGAAGGAGAGCCGAGTGACAAACTTCAGTTACAAGCAG GTTCATAAGAAGTTCTACAAAGCAATTCAGTCAATGGGGACAACACTGAAGTGCCCTGAAGTCTGGCGGCCGTGTTTGTACATATATGTTTCGCTCAATCTAAGCCTGGACATCCAAGGAGGAATGTTCTACTGGTACACAGATCGACTAACTGGACCAGGGTTTTCTGAG GAATTTATTGGTGTAATCTATGCAGTCGGTGCAGTGGGTTCACTACTCGGGGTTGTGCTATACCAAAGTGCTCTGAAGGACTACAATTTCCGCAGCATGCTTTTATGGGGTCAGGTGCTGTCAAGCCTGACAGGGATGCTTGATCTAGCGCTAGTGACCCGACTAAACACGAAGGTCGGCATACCAGACTACGTTTTCGCGGTGATCGACTGCGGCGTTTCTGTAATGGTCGGCAAGCTTCAGTGGATGCCGGTTCTCGTGCTTTGCTCCAAGCTTTGCCCTCCGGGCATCGAAGGAACCTTCTATGCACTGCTCATGTCAATACAAAATGTGGGGCTGCTTATGTCTGCCTGGTGGGGTGGCCTGCTGCTGCACACGCTGAATGTGACTCGATCGGAGTTCAGTAACCTTTGGGCGGTTGTGTTGATCAGAAACGTCTCGAGGCTGCTTCCGCTGATGCTGCTGTTTCTTGTCCCTCAAAGCGACCAGAACTCGACGCTCCTTCCTGCGGAGATGCTTCACGATGACGAACCTACAGAAGCTGTCAAGGATGGATCGGGCAGCGCTCAGTTTTCCGTCGTTGTTGCGGATGATTCAAGTTGTCATCCTTCCATTGAGGATGTTCAAGATGAGAGAATCAAAGTGACTGATGATGTAGGAGATGATGTAGAGCTGATGCCACTGATGAACAAGACTAGAACAGTTGGGTGA